A region of Ovis canadensis isolate MfBH-ARS-UI-01 breed Bighorn chromosome 19, ARS-UI_OviCan_v2, whole genome shotgun sequence DNA encodes the following proteins:
- the UBP1 gene encoding upstream-binding protein 1 isoform X2, with protein MCAATSPAVKLHDETLTYLNQGQSYEIRMLDNRKMGDVPEITGKLVKSIIRVVFHDRRLQYTEHQQLEGWKWNRPGDRLLDLDIPMSVGIIDTRTNPSQLNAVEFLWDPAKRTSAFIQVHCISTEFTPRKHGGEKGVPFRIQVDTFKQNENGEYTDHLHSASCQIKVFKPKGADRKQKTDREKMEKRAAHEKEKYQPSYDTTVLTEMRLEPIIEDAVEHEQKKSSKRTLPADYGDSLAKRGSCSPWPDTPTAYVNNSPSAAPTFTSPPPSACSVPDSNSSSPNHQGDGIPQASSEQLQPSATIQETQQWLLKNRFSSYARLFSNFLGADLLKLTKEDLVQICGAADGIRLYNALKSRSVRPRLTLYVCREQPAPQGQQPAAGGGDSSSAAPFVYHAIYLEEMVASEVARKLALVFNIPFHQINQVYRQGPTGIHILVSDQMVQNFQDESCFLFSTVKAENGGGVHIILK; from the exons GTCAGTCTTACGAAATTCGAATGCTGGATAATCGGAAAATGGGAGATGTGCCTGAGATCACTGGAAAACTGGTAAAG AGCATCATAAGAGTTGTATTCCATGACCGACGACTCCAATATACAGAGCATCAGCAACTTGAAGGTTGGAAGTGGAATCGCCCCGGAGACAGACTCCTCGACTTAG ATATTCCAATGTCCGTAGGAATAATTGACACACGGACAAATCCAAGCCAGTTAAATGCAGTTGAATTTCTGTGGGATCCTGCAAAGCGCACATCTGCTTTCATTCAG GTACACTGCATCAGCACCGAGTTCACTCCCCGGAAGCACGGAGGTGAGAAGGGAGTGCCTTTTAGGATCCAGGTTGACACCTTCAAGCAGAATGAAAATGGAGAATATACAGATCACCTACACTCAGCTAGCTGCCAAATCAAAGTTTTTAAG CCAAAAGGTGCAGATAGGAAACAAAAAACAGACCGAGAGAAGATGGAGAAGAGAGCCGCGCACGAGAAGGAGAAGTACCAGCCGTCCTATGACACCACGGTCCTCACAGAG ATGAGGCTTGAGCCTATAATTGAAGATGCAGTTGAACATGAGCAGAAAAAGTCCAGCAAGCGGACTTTGCCAGCAGACTACGGTGATTCTCTGGCAAAGCGAGGCAGT TGCTCTCCGTGGCCTGATACCCCCACAGCCTACGTGAACAACAGCCCATCCGCAGCTCCCACCTTCACGTCCCCGCCGCCGAGCGCCTGCAGCGTCCCGGACAG CAATTCATCCTCCCCAAATCATCAGGGAGATGGAATTCCACAGGCCTCTAGTGAA CAACTTCAGCCTTCAGCCACGATCCAGGAAACACAGCAGTGGCTGCTCAAAAACAGATTCTCTTCCTACGCAAGACTGTTCTCCAACTTTTTAG GTGCCGACTTGTTAAAGCTGACCAAGGAGGACCTAGTACAAATCTGCGGTGCCGCCGACGGGATCCGGCTCTATAACGCCCTGAAGTCAAG GTCGGTGCGGCCCCGCCTGACCCTCTACGTCTGCCGCGAGCAGCCCGCGCCGCAGGGGCAGCAGCCGGCGGCGGGCGGGGGCGACAGCAGCAGCGCCGCGCCGTTCG tttatcATGCAATCTACTTGGAAGAAATGGTTGCCTCAGAAGTTGCTCGAAAACTTGCGCTGGTGTTTAATATTCCTTTCCACCAAATTAACCAGGTTTACAGACAGGGTCCCACTGGTATTCACATTCTTGTTAGTGATCAG ATGGTTCAGAACTTTCAAGATGAGAGTTGTTTTTTATTCTCCACAGTAAAAG
- the UBP1 gene encoding upstream-binding protein 1 isoform X4 — MCAATSPAVKLHDETLTYLNQGQSYEIRMLDNRKMGDVPEITGKLVKSIIRVVFHDRRLQYTEHQQLEGWKWNRPGDRLLDLDIPMSVGIIDTRTNPSQLNAVEFLWDPAKRTSAFIQVHCISTEFTPRKHGGEKGVPFRIQVDTFKQNENGEYTDHLHSASCQIKVFKPKGADRKQKTDREKMEKRAAHEKEKYQPSYDTTVLTECSPWPDTPTAYVNNSPSAAPTFTSPPPSACSVPDSNSSSPNHQGDGIPQASSEQLQPSATIQETQQWLLKNRFSSYARLFSNFLGADLLKLTKEDLVQICGAADGIRLYNALKSRSVRPRLTLYVCREQPAPQGQQPAAGGGDSSSAAPFVYHAIYLEEMVASEVARKLALVFNIPFHQINQVYRQGPTGIHILVSDQMVQNFQDESCFLFSTVKAENGGGVHIILK, encoded by the exons GTCAGTCTTACGAAATTCGAATGCTGGATAATCGGAAAATGGGAGATGTGCCTGAGATCACTGGAAAACTGGTAAAG AGCATCATAAGAGTTGTATTCCATGACCGACGACTCCAATATACAGAGCATCAGCAACTTGAAGGTTGGAAGTGGAATCGCCCCGGAGACAGACTCCTCGACTTAG ATATTCCAATGTCCGTAGGAATAATTGACACACGGACAAATCCAAGCCAGTTAAATGCAGTTGAATTTCTGTGGGATCCTGCAAAGCGCACATCTGCTTTCATTCAG GTACACTGCATCAGCACCGAGTTCACTCCCCGGAAGCACGGAGGTGAGAAGGGAGTGCCTTTTAGGATCCAGGTTGACACCTTCAAGCAGAATGAAAATGGAGAATATACAGATCACCTACACTCAGCTAGCTGCCAAATCAAAGTTTTTAAG CCAAAAGGTGCAGATAGGAAACAAAAAACAGACCGAGAGAAGATGGAGAAGAGAGCCGCGCACGAGAAGGAGAAGTACCAGCCGTCCTATGACACCACGGTCCTCACAGAG TGCTCTCCGTGGCCTGATACCCCCACAGCCTACGTGAACAACAGCCCATCCGCAGCTCCCACCTTCACGTCCCCGCCGCCGAGCGCCTGCAGCGTCCCGGACAG CAATTCATCCTCCCCAAATCATCAGGGAGATGGAATTCCACAGGCCTCTAGTGAA CAACTTCAGCCTTCAGCCACGATCCAGGAAACACAGCAGTGGCTGCTCAAAAACAGATTCTCTTCCTACGCAAGACTGTTCTCCAACTTTTTAG GTGCCGACTTGTTAAAGCTGACCAAGGAGGACCTAGTACAAATCTGCGGTGCCGCCGACGGGATCCGGCTCTATAACGCCCTGAAGTCAAG GTCGGTGCGGCCCCGCCTGACCCTCTACGTCTGCCGCGAGCAGCCCGCGCCGCAGGGGCAGCAGCCGGCGGCGGGCGGGGGCGACAGCAGCAGCGCCGCGCCGTTCG tttatcATGCAATCTACTTGGAAGAAATGGTTGCCTCAGAAGTTGCTCGAAAACTTGCGCTGGTGTTTAATATTCCTTTCCACCAAATTAACCAGGTTTACAGACAGGGTCCCACTGGTATTCACATTCTTGTTAGTGATCAG ATGGTTCAGAACTTTCAAGATGAGAGTTGTTTTTTATTCTCCACAGTAAAAG